TAATTTGAGCCTTGTGATTTCCATATTGTTCGAAATTGCAGGGTTATCACAGATAGAGGTGCTTAAGCTGAGTGTAACAGCAACAGCTGGAGACAACTCCTCCATTCTTTCTAGAGGAAAATAATATGCAAAAGCTACCAATGAATCTCCCCAAACTAGCGAGTCAACCACATTAGCCCATGAAAGCCCCTTCCGCGGTTCCACCAACAGATTTGCACCAAGCTTTATGTTTCGCAGAGTAGGACTGCTTTAAAGGAAAATTCACAAGCGCGATAAAATAGCTAATTAAAAGCACAAGAAGACGAGCTACGAATCCACAAAAATGGTAAAAGACAGCTAAACTAAAAGCAAAAAAAGATGAGCTAGGAATCCACAAAAATGGGGAAAGACAGCTAAATTAAAAGCACAAGTAGATGAGGTAGGAATCCAAAAAAAGGGGGAAAGACAGCTAATTTACAAGTGCAAGGAGATGAGCTAGGAATCCACAAAAATGGGGAAAGACAGCTAAATTTAAAGCAAAAGGAGATGAGCTAGGAATCCACAAAAATGGGGAAAGACAGCTAAATTTAAAGCTCAAGGAGATGAGCTAGGAATCCACAAAATGGGGAAAGATAAAACTGAATGGGCAAGAAGATCTCAGTCAACAGTACTCTACAAGAAATAAAGGGTACACTAAAAAAGACCAAATAATAAGTGGAACAAGCTCCAGATTAGTGAGACAAACAAGGGTATGAGGGAGATCTGCAGCTGTAAACAGATCCAAACTTCTTGTAAACTAGAATTATGCAATTCCCTTTAGGAGaaaaaatcaagaacaagaagagCAAATCCTATCTCCACCACCACCAACCCTTAAATACACAACAACATGGGGAAAACGACAAAATCAAAGCCTTATCCACAAATTCAAGAAAGGAAAGCAAAAGAATCATGGAAAAAGAACCTAGGAGAGGTAAAAAAACAGACACCTAAACAAGAATcacaagaaaaccctaaaaagatACAACCTTTTTTGCCACATGTAACTTGGGTTTCATGGATCTGAGGTAACTCATGTCCACCTCTCAAAATATGAGTCATTTACTAAATAAATTCTCTTCTCCCTCCAACCCaaccgaaaaaaaaaagaatctttttACAACAGATTCTAAGGAGCAGTACAAATTATCCAAGTTGCCTAATATAACATAAAAAAGCTGCCAAATTTACTAAAACTTCAGCTCAAAACAGAGGAAAGTCATGCTTACCAACAAGAATCCTTTTATCAAACAGCTTGCAGGCTCTTAACTATGGCCAGTAAAGAAATGCCTCATTctcaagatttttattttttagaagatGCACATGAGAGAGAAATTGAacaaagggattcaagaaaagatGTTTACCACTTGGTGTACTCCAAAAGAGGACACGTGTAGATACAATTATCTAACTCCAATCAATGCACCAGACAGACAATGCTTATGAATTGTTTTGTACATTTTTTACATAAAAAATCAAAAGGGAGTTCATGGACTTTCCATGAGAACACCACGTGTCCTTTCTTGGCAGGTCAGCCATTACCTAAATTATGTCTCCATTATTTTCTTTGTCAATTATCATGTGTTCCATTCTTTTCAAAGGGTTTACTACTTATGTACGTCTGTTGCTACCTTTGCATATTGCATCtcctttttattgttgaaattagGTATTTGGGGTTATATGTTGTTTTCAACTAATGTATCTAACTATTAAATTTGACATTAAATTCACtccctctttctcttttcttttttatcaaAAACAAGGTTTATTGGTTTTTCCTCTTTTTGTGCAAATTTATGTCAACTATGTTCTTAAATCATTTACATGAAAGTGCATCAAAAAAATGTTTGTCTAAATACATTGAAAGGCAATGGTTGAACTTGAAATGTGTGCTTCTTCTTTGCttgtttcttttattattattttttttataagtgGTTGAACTTGGAAGGTTTCAGACTAAaagggatctttacacaaatagccgttcatatttattatttacttttctagctatatacataattatacacactgattatacataattatacgcatataatacataaattatgcatatattgCACCTTCAccaactatttttagtttaaacatTTGGATAAGTGGCTATTTGGGTTATTCTTCAAACTAAAATGTCCTAAATCAAGTCTCCTTTTATGATTCCTTGTGCATCTAAAAATGCATTGATGTGTCCTACTCATACCAATTTTTAGACTTTCTCAAAAATGATGCTTGAGAAGTTGATTTAGTCAAGCATTATTAGTTAGGAGTAATATATTTTCCAAGACATTAGAAGTTAAATTTAATTATATGGAGCCCTTTTTTTTATCCATTAATAATACTTCAGAATGGATATAAGAGTACAAAGAGAGTCTCATAATTTGCATAGAAGTACTATAACCAATTattattgaaatatattttttgggttttgttttgtttcatACTGTTCCACAACAAATAATTCAAGATACGTCCAACCACAGACAAATCTAAAGCAGAACAAAAGTAAAAccaagaaaaatataaataaacaaaaagggaGGAGAAAATGACAAGTAAGCACCATAACGTTACAAGAGTGGTGAAGTCAAGATATATACGTAATAGACTTTTCTTTTCTCTACGTTCtgagatttttctttttttttaaaaaaaaaaaaaaaaagagagagagaaggcTAACGTATAAGAATTGAATTGATGGCTCAATAAGATTGGTGAAGGAAACCAGATCAACTTtagaactaaagaaaaataacaaaaacgtTATAAATATAACACGTCAAACATTACAATCAAAGAGCAGAAAGAATTGAATTATATAAAGtaataatggctatttttgacaatCCAATGAAAATGGGACAAGGGAGCAATGAGTAGGTTTTACTTTGCTTGGCTTAATAAAGAAAGGTTTTGGATTAAAGATGGTAGGTCAATAACCAAGTTTGGTGGCTATGTCACACAGGGGTAGCATTTTGCCTTTACTTCTGCTTTCACCATTTGTCCATTTTTATAGAAGAGGATCACCGCACCATTTGTGTAGTATTTTGTATCTTGATCAAATAACTTTTAATATTTGATTTCTTCAAATGATGAAAATATATAGTAGTACTCTccccgttttaatttatgtgttacatttttattttttgtcagtcccaaaaaaataatatatttttatatttaataacAATTGAACTTtaaaatacctattttaccttaaTGAGATAATTTATAGACACAAAACTATCTATGACTCATTTCATATTACAAgtttttaaaagttttctttttattAAACTTCGTATACAATCAAACACAATATTTTTCGCTAAAAAGGACAAAGTGATTTCCATTACTCGTGGAAGAGTGAAATTTTCTCGTATAAATATGTGTATTCATACTTCACGTCATTTATCTCTATCGACATTTATTTCGTATAATATAATGAATTATAGATTGTTTAGAACTAAAACGTAGTTGTCATTGTCATTATTGAGTAATAAAAAGTATTACTACTATTTTTAtccttttttttggtaattaaaatatttgtattaatcaccAGTGAAATCATTACAAAACAAGCATAGTTATACACACCTAGCTACTCTGAGTAAAATAGTACAATCTATCTCTCATGTCCTATTGGTTCTTCTATCCAGCCGTCTAATTCTATACATGTAAAGCTAGGCTATGGATTGCATATTTAAAAGATCAACTTCTGTAGCAGGTTCCTCATATCACTCGTGCCTCTAATATTACATACACATGCTACTCTCTAGCTATGCTCTCTTGATCTCTAATTTCTCTTTTGAAAAttctgttgtttctttccttccaTATTGCATGTATGAACTCTGCATGTCATTCTGATAATCTTTGTTGTAGTTGTTCTCCCTTTAGCTTTCTGCATTATCCATGTAAAGAGAGCAGTCCATGTCTGTCCTATTGAACTTTTACTATTTTTATCCTTAATAGTACTATTACGTGATAAGTCACGTTATTTATATTTAATCAAATTctggagaaaaaaaaaacaataatgaTAAATACATCTTAATCTCAAACAAGTTGAGATCAATTGTATGAATACTCAATAACCATGTTTCTCCATTTAAATGCTCAAgccaaaaatatacaaaataaaagaaagaataaaTATTAAAAGATCTCTATATTTTCTGGAAAAAAGAAAGAATCAGAAAAGTTATCCGATATGTAGGAGGAGCTATAGGAGACAATGAAACGAGATTCTCTCTTTATTTGGTTATATTGTTATGTGAGGATAGGGGTGGCAAACGGGCGAGTCGGTTTGGATATTAGCTGGTCGAAAATAGATAAATTAGTTAATCCGGCCCGTATTTGAGACGGATAAAAAAACGGATTATCcagcggataatatggatatccatattacccatgacttcttgaatatgatcatttATGAGAGAATTgctagtctcccaaacttgaaAAACCCCTAATTTGagactttacaaatgtaaaagttaaacacatCAGTTATCCATTTGGTTaaccattttctaagtggataatatggttttTATCCATATTCGACCTGtgttttaaaaaattcattatccaacccatttttaatgaataatatgggtggataactgttttcttttaaccattttgtcacCTCTACACGATGATAAAGATATAGAGACAGTTGAAGAATCTTTTAAATGGTTATTTAATGAAATGCATCCCTTTCTTTTATCCTTTTTTCCCTTCCCCTTTATTGAAGCCTGTCAATTAACTTATAGCCTATTTgggcaaaaatcagcttattttgaggaGTGTTTttcctcaaaagtacttttggtgagaagtagtttgtgtttggctaattaatttgaaaaacacttttgagcaacaattagtgtttggcgAAGCTTTTAAAAATTGctctaagtatatttttctcaaaagtgcttttaaaaaaaatgtttttggagagaagctacttttttatgtttctcctcaaaaacacttctttttttcttccaaaagcttAGCTAACCACTTTTTGTGCCTGTTTTGAAGAAAAAACactttttttgaagaaaaatgctTCTAGGATCGGAgaaacttggccaaacaagctattacAAAAAGAGCACTACAATGGAAAGAGTGCAGTGCATCATGACAAAATCTAAATCAGGCACTTTAGGCACAGGAAACTGTATTGTAGCTTTTTAACACttcaatttcaacttcaaatactCATTTTCCCAACTGTATCTCGATTTCAGGTGCTAGCTTGTCGAGTATAACCTTCAGCCTCACAGGCTTCATCAATAAGGGCTGCTCTAACATACAAACCTCAGCACAAACCATGTTGAACAGCTAAGATAATGGCATGTTAATTTATGGATTACCGGCTTTGGACCCACGATGGAAGAGGAGAAAGGAACTTGCAATCATGAACGACCAAATATGGCACGTATCCAGCGCCTAAGCATATGGAGTCACATAAACAGAGGTTAAGGCCCAGCGGAATCAAAGTTAATAAGCATAAGTTATTATTGATTATTAGATTCATGATCAAAAAAGTTTCAGGAGGTGGTAGAGCATTAATAGAGCAAAAGTATATGAATACACCAATATAAAGTTAGTATAGTAATGCTTTTCTAGGATCATCCGtttatctttcttttcctttctaaGCAGGTATTCATGTCCAACATCTAACTTAATTACGGAAGATGTtagtaaaagaaagatttatTGAAGTAAACGAACGTATACAGAGAAACTAATGTAGAAAAAGAAGGTTTCTACAACAAAGCCCTGATTTACCCAATTTGTTGATTAAGGAAATTATTTTCCCTCATTTCATAGACGATAGTACAGTCAGTAATAAATAAGTAGCAGTAAGAAAAAGGAATCAAGAGAGATACCGCTGCATGGTAATATTCCGAGAATGATTCGTAATTTCTTTGCAATACGTGTTAATATCCACGATTACAAAACCAGCACTTTGAAACAAGGTTGCCATGAAAGCCTCCGAAAAGTAAAATGAACACTGAGGCCATAATGGCAGCGATTTAGCTGAAGTTGATATTACAGCAGGGAAATGCAGATAAACAAACAACCTCCAGAGAATACTTACAGTTCCATCTCCTCGAAAATAAAAATTCTCACTAATCATCTGGTCTCTGTCATGCAATTTCACCTGAAACTTTCCGAGTGTAAATTTCATGCCACCTAAAACTGCTTCCAATTTGGACTACTATTATGCAAGAAACTTGAAACAGAAGAAACGGGCCAAAATTACAAAGTTCAGTATGAAAAATGTTTAGGCATGATGTTTCACTTTTAGACAGAAAACATCCCATACAGAATGCTCTGTAATCATATTCTCCTGTTAGCTAAATCATTAAGCAAAGCTCCATTAGAGTTCTTCATTTTGCTGAGCTATGAAGTGCTATAAAGAACAGTTATCCACTAATCAAAAAGATCTATTGAAACAAGATGATAATTAATGCCACATTGAAATTTCACCCGACATACTTCCATTTTGGCAGAGGTATCTGCAGCACTAGCCATACCAAGTATCTAATAACATAGTTATCAATGATAGGAAACGAGAGAGgactttatcttcttctttttgtctttttcgaATAGGTGCTTTATTTTCTTTGCCAACTGAAATAAATAAGGCCCAAGTACGCAGCACTATTTTCCTGTTCAAGTAAGGTGGTGAGTATGTAACTCTCTAAAATTTTGTTTACTGAGCTATTGGAACAAAAGTGAAAAATTACCTAATTTTCAGCCATCTTTTTCAAAAAGTGAATGGTTCAACGAATCCATTTCCTCTCTTTTAGTCTTTTCTTAATATGCGAGATCCCATCACCCCCAATTGCAATCCCTTTCCACTTCAAATCCGTACCACCAAAGCTGGTCATGTGACTTGTGTTATGCATTTCATATCTCTAACCTATTACAAATTAAGCATGTAACTCTGGTTTGTGACAAGTAGAAGCTAGACACAAAAGACTCACTCACATCAGTATATATGAAGATTCAAGGGCTGCATATACAGGGGTTTACCTGAGCAGAATCTCCAACTGCATAATCTCGTAAAAGAATGTGAGCATTTGGCTGCAAAATGAGATCGCAAGAGCATGGCAGATCCATTCAATTATCAAATACtagagaaagaaaaaggaaaatgaggCAAAGCATGCTCCTGAATTCAAGTTTTACCTTTAGTACTTTTTTACAGTTTTCTAGAATGGAAGCCATCTTCCCAGGAGAAACTGCAGACAATGTAAAAATCTACTTAAAGGAGTTAGATGCTCATATAGGCATACATCTTCTGGACTTCCCCTAAGGAAGAAGATATGGATATTCTGTGCTTTAAGCAGTTGTACAGATTCAGATTCGATTACTATACTTTTTGCCTTTTTTAAGTGATGATTTGATTACTATACTTACTCCCTTCACTTACCAAGGTTACAACATCAACAGTAGAAGGCATGACGTTAACACAGAGATCATCCTTTGTGGCATCACAAACAAAGGCGTTCATCTTTTCCGCACTGAAATTTGCATGTGACTGTATCATATAGGACAAATAGCTTTAGGAGTTTGTGTGTAACTGCTGCATCATATAGGATAAGTAGCTTTACGCCACAAGCACGCCATAGAAAAGAAAGGATTACACTTTGAGTTTGTCATGCAATGTAGAACAAGCACAGTTCCTCAGACATATCACAGTAAATGCAAATAACGGAATAATCCAATTGAAGCTAACAAAATTTGAAGAACAAAAATTAGTTCAACAGAGAGCCATTACGAGAACAAAGTCATGATGCTCAATGAGATTCTAAGAAGACTACAATTAATGCAATGCAGGCAAAATATTGCAAACTTAAAATGCAAATGACAAAGTAATAAATATTGTAGATATGAAATGTTAAGTTTGCTGATATTAACCAATAGACTAACTCAATGGAAACTAAAAAAGCTTAGAGAACAAAAACTGGTGTAGCAGTTTATCTAAAGAGAAAAATGATCGGGGTACTGACTGAGATCCTAACCAGATTACAACTAACGCAACAGGGCTAAAGTAGCCATAAGACTTAAATACTTATATTTGGTAACGATCTTAAAAAGTTGCAGATGAAACATACAAAAGACATGAAAAGTTCCTCTACGCAAAAAGCAGAAAATTCAGATATGATCCATGCTGAGCAACATAGAGTTCCATTGAGGACCTTCAGAACTAAATTTTAGTTTCATTTTTCACACGATGAATCATGCCAAATCCAATTATTTACCATAAGGTTCAGACCATATTGGAAAGACTCCTTAGCCATTAAACCGTGACAGAGAAAATACAAACAAATTTCCAAATACTTCAACTTGTAACTAAAAATTGATTCTTTCAAGGTATGCAAGTAGTAAAAACTGGCAGTCTCTATGAATGTAAACTTACTCTTGATGGCAATGTAACATAAGAAGGTTGACAAACCTTAACAAGGGTTATTGCGTTGGGTGAGAAATCACAAGCGTGAACATAGAGATTCGGAAATGTAGCGATGAGAGGAAAAATCGTATTCCCCGCTCCACAGCCCACCTGTTAATGTCTATTCAGTTACACTCTTCAGGTAGCTACTAGAGTAAGGTATATAAGTAGCAGCAATGAaatcacctctaaaacaaccttCCCATGGGAagattcaatttcatcatcaaaataacttctCCAATCCTTCTCCAAGTAGTGCCGGTCCTTGAAAAACTGCCGAATATGCAAATGTATGTAACTGAATTCTATTCTCTCGCTCCCAATTTATGTGACTATTTTCTTATTAATCCGTTCCAAAATGCATTTCCATATTTTGGTAACATTTCAACTTTAAACTTAGAAATTCTTACAGTCACCTAAATTTTATGACACATTAAAAACTACAAGTTTCAAAGTTTTCCTTTCTATTACGTAAATTGGAATGGAGGAAGTATAATATATGGGATTATAAATGAAAGATTTGATTTTTGAGAAATATTTGTTGATACAAGCAATTGGGTCATTATTGTGGAGTGCGGACAAGGCAGGAGCTTTATACCTTGTTTTTGTGGAGCTTGTAGAACTTATCCCAGTACTGTTGAGACCTTCTACTGTAATGGTGGTTTTCACTGTCACTGTATAATGAAGTCCAAGCTCGAATACTCAAATATCTCCGGTCTACACGTGGCGCTGAATAAACTGGCCACGTCGACGTCGACGCCGTAATCGGAGGAGCACCGGCGGCATGCATTCTTCCCCCTCCCAAAATGCTCTACGCTTGTGGGAAATTATGGATGAAGTAAGCTGAAACGTCGTCGTATAAGTCTGACATGGGACTGTAACAGCTGTTGTTTTTACGCTGAGCTTACGATGCTGTAATATCGCAGAGTTTCTTTTACATAAATGCTCCCTTAAGTTTTAGAGTTAGCACTATATCATCCTTAAATTAAAAGACTTCACATAAATAATCCTTTAAGTTCATTTTTCGGTTAGTTTTGGGTTTCAACTAACGAAGCATATATAACAAAGTTGAGAGCAACATATTTAATTTGAATCTACAGTGAACTTCCAAAGCAACGGTTAAAAatggggagaaatttaaaaatagccagatttacaacttgtcattcaaaaatagccaagtttcaaaagtaatcgaaatttagctaatttttatgtaaagataaatctgagcgaaaatactattcaaacccgaaaaatacgtcagtatattatactggagttccaggataagtatgctggaactccagcatattatactggagttccaggataagtatgctagaactccagcataatatgatggaattccagcataagtacactagaactccagcataatatactggagtttcagcaagtataattgtacagtataatatactggagtttggagcaccggtgctccgttctccagtatattatactggagccagcaaagtatactggtccagcataatatgctggagttcatatacaggtgcaccgaactccagtatattatgctggaccggtctttgttgcagccaaatagtagctattttttattgacttcgtaaatgctgactatttttgaatgactagtccaaaaactggctataccgtgctatttttacttaaAAATATGATAATGTTGTCATATTAAGAGATGAGCCTTTCAACTCGAATACCCTTCGCTACTTAGCTCAAACATTATCTATAATCATATCAAGAAAGAGAGAAATATGTATATTTATAAGCATATCAGCATATATTAGGGAAAAAGACCATTATTACCCATGTACTTTTGAACTTCATGCACGTTCGTCCCCCGTTACACTTTACATTCAATCTCCAACCGTTAATAAAGTCTATACAATTACCCCTAACCCTAACGCCCGTCCAAGTGGCAGTTGACCCCATCTCTTTTTTTTCCAACTCGGCTGCCAATTGGGACTTCCACTAACTTATTAGACCCAAACCCAACGACCATCTAGTCCCCCACAACCCAATTTCAGTCAAATCAATTTGACACATACCCGGCGTCTTCTTCTTCTCCCCCAAAATAAACTCTATTGCTAAAACCTTCCATGTGACTGAAATCTTCCCAAAAAAATCCTCTTTATTTCATTCTCGTCGTAGTTTTGGTTGTTAAATGTCGCAAGCTAGATGTTCATCACAGATTAGGTGTCGATGTGGCATTATAGCCAAGCATTTCACTTCGTCTACTCCATATAACCCTGGAAGAAAATTCTACAAATGTTCGAGGCCCAAGGTTACCATATTTTTcagttctcttcttctttttttgttaataattttatttcaattttgaaaCTTAAATCTTCTTTTGATTTATGTTTGACAGGCTAATTCATGTGGGTTTTGGGAATGGGAAGATGAAATCTTCCCGCGAAGGGATTGGACTAATATTAAAGATGTAACATCGTCGATTGAGGAGATTAAGATGAAAATGGACAAATTGAACGAAGAAGTAATTGTCATGAAGGCTATACACCAATATGAAGTGGATAAAGTTGTCAAGTTGGAAGATAAACTTGTAAAGACAAGGATGTTGCTTATGATTTCTTGGGGATTGTTTATTGGTTATTTTGTGGCCTCGATGATGAAGTGACTATTTTGCAAATTCAAAGTTGCTGATGTTGAGTTTTATATGTGTAGCCATGTTGTACTAGTATTTGTATGTTCTTTGATTATGATGTTGTAGTAGTATTTATTGTGAAAGGATTTTTTTCCTTTATTGTATACTACAATTCCTAaacatttttgttttctttataagATATGTTTGGTTGTTCCTAAATATGTTCTTTGTTTGCTTTCTAAATAACTACACCCAAGTGCAAAattgaaaaacaaaataaaacaaactacAGCAACAATCCAAGCTGCAGATAACTGGATACCTTGCTTTAAAATTGAAACACTTACAAAATGGAAAATTGGAAAACTAAATACCATATTATCTAGATGTAAAAATTGCTAACTACATTACcagaaaactaaaattaaaaatggAACACCAACTGTCAACATTCATAGCATTCACCAACATTCATAAAGTGAGTTTATAAGACAGTTGGATACCATATTATAACCCCAAAAAGATGTCTAACACCTATTTATATCATGGCATCCAACTGTCACAACTAAACAACCACaaccaaaatataaaatttactgaTATGGCAGTAATTACAACACATCCAAAAATTTACAAATGTTCAATACTTGAAGTAAAGTCCTATCATTTTTGCTCCTTACCACTACCCTTTCTTGCATTCAACTTCTTCAACATTTGCTTGTTCAACTGATTTCCAGTGATGGTAGATTTTCCAAGCCATGTTAGGCCTTTTGCTGAGAAAGTAAGCTTTGAAGGCTGACTTGCACCACTTGAATCATCAACAATTCCGATTTGCCTGGTTGCAATTGGTATACTTTGCTGCCTCAGCTGGAGTTTTGTTCTTGCTTCTGAAATGCTCTTTGGC
This sequence is a window from Nicotiana sylvestris chromosome 3, ASM39365v2, whole genome shotgun sequence. Protein-coding genes within it:
- the LOC104241916 gene encoding uncharacterized protein isoform X2 codes for the protein MHAAGAPPITASTSTWPVYSAPRVDRRYLSIRAWTSLYSDSENHHYSRRSQQYWDKFYKLHKNKFFKDRHYLEKDWRSYFDDEIESSHGKVVLEVGCGAGNTIFPLIATFPNLYVHACDFSPNAITLVKSHANFSAEKMNAFVCDATKDDLCVNVMPSTVDVVTLIFTLSAVSPGKMASILENCKKVLKPNAHILLRDYAVGDSAQVKLHDRDQMISENFYFRGDGTALDTCHIWSFMIASSFLLFHRGSKAGNP
- the LOC104241916 gene encoding tRNA N(3)-methylcytidine methyltransferase trm141-like isoform X1; the protein is MHAAGAPPITASTSTWPVYSAPRVDRRYLSIRAWTSLYSDSENHHYSRRSQQYWDKFYKLHKNKFFKDRHYLEKDWRSYFDDEIESSHGKVVLEVGCGAGNTIFPLIATFPNLYVHACDFSPNAITLVKSHANFSAEKMNAFVCDATKDDLCVNVMPSTVDVVTLIFTLSAVSPGKMASILENCKKVLKPNAHILLRDYAVGDSAQVKLHDRDQMISENFYFRGDGTCSFYFSEAFMATLFQSAGFVIVDINTYCKEITNHSRNITMQRRWIRAIFGRS